In Drosophila subpulchrella strain 33 F10 #4 breed RU33 chromosome 3R, RU_Dsub_v1.1 Primary Assembly, whole genome shotgun sequence, the following are encoded in one genomic region:
- the LOC119549358 gene encoding ATP synthase subunit e, mitochondrial has product MSQAPVRVSPLIKFGRWSLLLVGIAYGAAHQSRLSKKEEKVREIEAQQKAVRDAKLAEEKKRSAEAEARALAELSKPTPKH; this is encoded by the coding sequence ATGTCGCAGGCTCCCGTTCGCGTTTCCCCGCTGATCAAGTTCGGAAGATGGTCCCTGCTCCTGGTGGGCATCGCCTATGGTGCCGCCCACCAGAGCCGCCTGTCCAAGAAGGAGGAGAAGGTCCGTGAGATCGAGGCGCAGCAGAAGGCCGTCCGGGATGCCAAGCTCGCCGAGGAGAAGAAGCGCAGCGCGGAGGCCGAGGCCCGTGCCCTGGCCGAGCTCTCGAAGCCCACTCCCAAGCACTAG
- the LOC119549337 gene encoding DNA repair protein XRCC3 isoform X1, giving the protein MTNFLDQLPKHIREIAEQVNVLAPEEVLTTPKVRFLDTRQQSLHALVRKCTPDDVRVLKDAAAKWLAEMPQAADSLFKPLVNVRWSRVSFGCSALDRCTGGGVVTRGITELCGAAGVGKTQLLLQLSLCVQLPTELGGMGRGVAYICTEDAFPARRLLQMSKACEKRHPQEKLNFLGNIFVEHHYETESLLSCIRNRLPRLMQQHGIGLIIIDSVAASFRLYTDFMERARQMRRLADALLCYADKYNCAVVCVNQVASSGNQEEVPCLGLQWAHLGRTRLRVSRVPKQHRMADQLITVRKLEILYSPETPNDFAEFLITEEGVVDVPEPPMTRPPAKMRRL; this is encoded by the exons ATGACAAACTTTCTGGATCAGTTGCCCAAGCATATCAGGGAAATCGCAGAGCAGG TTAATGTCCTCGCGCCGGAGGAGGTGCTCACAACCCCGAAGGTGCGGTTCCTGGACACTCGCCAACAATCCCTACATGCACTTGTGCGAAAATGCACTCCGGATGATGTAAGGGTGCTCAAGGATGCGGCTGCCAAGTGGCTGGCGGAGATGCCCCAGGCAG CTGATTCTCTCTTCAAGCCCCTTGTAAATGTGAGATGGTCTCGGGTGTCCTTTGGTTGTTCTGCCCTGGATCGTTGTACGGGCGGAGGAGTAGTTACTCGGGGTATCACCGAACTTTGTGGAGCCGCCGGCGTGGGCAAGACCCAGTTGCTCCTGCAGCTATCCTTGTGCGTCCAGCTGCCCACTGAGCTGGGAGGAATGGGCAGGGGTGTGGCCTACATTTGCACGGAGGACGCCTTTCCGGCGAGAAGGTTGCTGCAGATGAGCAAGGCCTGCGAGAAACGACATCCCCAGGAGAAACTCAATTTCCTGGGCAACATCTTTGTGGAACATCATTACGAGACC GAATCCCTTCTGAGTTGCATAAGAAATCGCCTGCCGCGACTGATGCAGCAACATGGCATTGGCCTGATCATAATCGACTCCGTGGCCGCCTCATTCCGGCTGTACACCGATTTTATGGAGCGGGCCCGGCAGATGAGACGGCTGGCCGATGCGCTCCTCTGCTATGCGGATAAGTACAACTGCGCCGTGGTCTGTGTGAATCAGGTGGCCTCCAGTGGTAATCAGGAAGAGGTTCCCTGCCTGGGATTACAGTGGGCACACCTGGGACGCACCCGCTTGCGAGTTTCCCGTGTGCCCAAGCAGCATCGGATGGCAGATCAATTGATCACAGTCCGCAAACTGGAGATCCTTTACTCGCCAGAGACCCCAAATGATTTTGCCGAGTTTCTCATCACCGAGGAGGGCGTGGT
- the LOC119549337 gene encoding DNA repair protein XRCC3 isoform X2, whose translation MRLPSGWRRCPRQPLVNVRWSRVSFGCSALDRCTGGGVVTRGITELCGAAGVGKTQLLLQLSLCVQLPTELGGMGRGVAYICTEDAFPARRLLQMSKACEKRHPQEKLNFLGNIFVEHHYETESLLSCIRNRLPRLMQQHGIGLIIIDSVAASFRLYTDFMERARQMRRLADALLCYADKYNCAVVCVNQVASSGNQEEVPCLGLQWAHLGRTRLRVSRVPKQHRMADQLITVRKLEILYSPETPNDFAEFLITEEGVVDVPEPPMTRPPAKMRRL comes from the exons ATGCGGCTGCCAAGTGGCTGGCGGAGATGCCCCAGGCAG CCCCTTGTAAATGTGAGATGGTCTCGGGTGTCCTTTGGTTGTTCTGCCCTGGATCGTTGTACGGGCGGAGGAGTAGTTACTCGGGGTATCACCGAACTTTGTGGAGCCGCCGGCGTGGGCAAGACCCAGTTGCTCCTGCAGCTATCCTTGTGCGTCCAGCTGCCCACTGAGCTGGGAGGAATGGGCAGGGGTGTGGCCTACATTTGCACGGAGGACGCCTTTCCGGCGAGAAGGTTGCTGCAGATGAGCAAGGCCTGCGAGAAACGACATCCCCAGGAGAAACTCAATTTCCTGGGCAACATCTTTGTGGAACATCATTACGAGACC GAATCCCTTCTGAGTTGCATAAGAAATCGCCTGCCGCGACTGATGCAGCAACATGGCATTGGCCTGATCATAATCGACTCCGTGGCCGCCTCATTCCGGCTGTACACCGATTTTATGGAGCGGGCCCGGCAGATGAGACGGCTGGCCGATGCGCTCCTCTGCTATGCGGATAAGTACAACTGCGCCGTGGTCTGTGTGAATCAGGTGGCCTCCAGTGGTAATCAGGAAGAGGTTCCCTGCCTGGGATTACAGTGGGCACACCTGGGACGCACCCGCTTGCGAGTTTCCCGTGTGCCCAAGCAGCATCGGATGGCAGATCAATTGATCACAGTCCGCAAACTGGAGATCCTTTACTCGCCAGAGACCCCAAATGATTTTGCCGAGTTTCTCATCACCGAGGAGGGCGTGGT